GAGCACATCAACCCGTTCAATCACGCGCTGCAAATGCCGGACGTCGCCGGCATGATCAACCTCTCCACCGACGCCGGCCGCGCCATGGCCGACAAGATCGTCGCCATGCAGGCGCAGATCATCGCGTTCGCGCACGACTATCAGCTCGTAATGATCTTCATCCTCTGCACCATCCCGCTGGCCCTGATGATCGGGTCAAGCAAGGCCGCGCTGCGCAAGCAGGCGGCGGGGCCGGAGCATGCGGTGATGGAGTAGCAGGTCCCCGAGGCGCGTGAGCTGCTACAACAACTCCTCACACCCCAGATCCTCGACCGCCATCATCACTCGCTCTAGATGATGCCACCAGATCCCCGGCGGGATGTTGATGGCCCATTGCCAGACCGGCTTGGTGATATGCCAGAGCACCGACCAGCGGTAATCGCGATCGAGCGCGCCGCGCGTGTATCCCGTGATGCCGTTTGCGAGCAATGTCTCGTGATAGAGATTGAGCAGTGAGCGCTCAAGCGCCTGCCGGCGTTCCGGATACCAATGCATCGCCATCATGTAAGCGAGGTCGTTGGTCGGCACATTGACGCCCCACAGGTCGAAATCGAAGATGCGCACGGTGTCGGCAACACCAGTGCGCGGCAGGAAGAAATTCCAGGTATGGGCATCGCCATGAGTGATGCTGAGATGACGGCGTAAATGGTAGCGCTCGGATAGCCGAGCGGACTGGTCGATGAGACGGCGAAAGAGAATGCGCCGTTCTTCGCTGAGGCGATCGCCGAGCAGATCGGCGAAACGGTCGTAATGGCCGGCAAAGGTCTCCATATGCTGCGCGCTGTCTTCGGTGCTCGCCCAGGTACCGACGGTGTCGCCGAGATCGGGATGGTCCCACCAGACCGCGTGCCAACGTGCAAGCGTGGCGACGATCGCGAATGTTTGCTCGCGCGACGGCGGCAACGGCCATTGGGTTGCGATCTCGTGGCTGTCGGTGAGGTCTTCGAGCAGGAGATGCCAGTTGGAGCTCTCCTCCTCGAAACGCCCGTCGAAGCAGCGCGGCACCAGCCCCGGCGGCATTTTCGGTGAAAGCTTCGTATAGAAGGCCACCTCGTGCCGACCGCCATGCGCGAGCGTCTTGGCAAAATCGACATGAGGCGTCTTGAGGATCAGCGTCTGCGGGGAACCAGCAGACTCCCCGACATAGCGCAGGCCGAGCCGGGCAATGTGCGACACGACGGTGTCGCGCTGATGAAGCACCTTCACCTCGCGCACGGCGCCCGCGTCAAGCGCGCCGGCCTTGCGCAGCGAAGCCGTGAGGTAACTGGGCTCAGCAACCGCCGGCAGTTGTGAGGATGTCATGAAGCGCCCCCCGGTGCTGCAGCCATACTGCATGATCACTGGGCGAAGCGCCAGCCGCGTCGGCCGCCTGACGCGGCGGCCCGACGTCACACGTCGAAGAACACCGTCTCGTGGTCTCCCTGGAGCCGCAGGTCGAGGCGATAGACTGGCTTGCCGGCCTCGCGCCTGGCGATGAGCGTCGCGCGGCGATCGACGGGCACCAGAGCCAGTACGGGATCGGAGGCGAGCCCTGCATCATCGCTGAAATAGATGCGGGTGTAGAGATGCCTGAGCATGCCGCGCGCGAACACCGCGACCAGGAGGTGCGGCGCCTGCGGCCTGCCATCGGGATCCGGCACTACGCCCGGCTTGATGGTGTCGAAGGAATAGTTGCCGTCCTTGTCGGTGCCGCAGCGGGCAAAGCCGCGGAAGCTGGCGTTCGGCAGCGCGCGCTTGTCCTGCGGATCGGCAAAGCGTCCCTGCGCATCCGCCTGCCAGATCTCCAGCATGCAGTCCGGCACGGCGATGCCGTCGCCGTCGAATACCTTGCCCTCGATGCGCAGGCGGTCCCCTGTGACGTCGGGCGTGAGCGTCGAGTTGGTGAAGGCGTCGTTCCACTCATACTCGCCGGTCGGCGTCAGGCCGTATTTGAAGAACGGACCGACGGTTTGCGATGGCGTGATCCCGTTGGGCTTCACAGAATCCTGCACTTAAGTGTTCTCCATTGGCGTGGCGTTCTTGCCGCGCAGCACGATGTCAAAGCGATAGCACAGCGCCCATTCGGGCTGCGTGTTCTCGAGATCGAAGGACGAGATCATCCGCGCGCGCGCCTTCTCGTCCGGCACCGCGTTGAAGATCGGATCGAACGCGAACAAGGGATCGCCGGGGAAATACATCTGCGTCACCAGGCGGCTGACGAAGGAATGACCGAACACCGAGAGATGGATGTGCGCGGGCCGCCAGGCATTGTGATGATTGCCCCAGGGGTAGGCGCCGGGCTTGATGGTGACGAAGCGGTAGTAACCGGACGCATCGCTCTGGGTGCGGCCGGCGCCGGTGAAGTTCGGGTCGAGCGGCGCGGGATGCTGGTCGCGCAGATGCACGTAGCGGCCGCAGGCATTGGCCTGCCAGATCTCGACCAGCGAATTGGGCACGCCGCGGCCGTCCTCGTCGCGCACGTGGCCGTGCACGATGATGCGCTCGCCGAGCGGCTCGCCCTTGTGTTGAAGGGTGAGATCGTTGTCGCCCTCGCGCACGGTCTCATGGCCGTAGACCGGGCCGGTCAGCTCCGACAGCGTGTGGCGCATCGGGATCAGGGGCTTGTGCGGCGCCCGCTTGATCGAGCTCTTATAGTCGGGCGACAGCGGCAAGGGATGCGCCTTGTTGCTGTCGGCGGGATAGATGAATGTCATGGCCAAACTCCTGGCGACTTTTGGCGAACTCCTCCCCGGCTATTCTGGTCCGGCCGGTCAACGCTTCCGCCAATCATTATAGTATATAATTAATTGGGGGAAGCGGGTTTAGCGATCCTGCTGCGCACTACCCGTGGGCTGACTTATTTGATCGGCGGACGCGGCAGCACGGCCTCGCCGGCCTCGAGCCGGTAGGTATGGTCGAGCGAATACCAGGGCGTCGCAACCTCATGCTCGGTCGGATGCGGCGAATCATGGCGCAGGAACTTGCCGATCAACGCCTGCGTCACGCCGAACTGCACGTCGCTGTCGATGTGCGGATCGGCGGGGTCGTACACCTGCGAGATCAGCACCTTGAATCCGGGCTTGAAGATCAGGGCGTGCAGATGCGCGGGACGATAGGGGTGCCGGTCCTGCGCCTTGAGGAGGCGGCCGACCACGCCGTTGGTCGGGATGGGATAGCCGACCATCATCACCGAGCGGAACGAGAAGCGTCCGTCCTGATCGGTCGTGAACTTGCCGCGCAGGTTCATGTCCGCCTGCTCGGGATCCTGGTTCTCATAGAGACCGACCGGCGAAGCATGCCAGACATCGACCTCCGCGCCCGCGACGGGACGGCCGTCCCTGTCCACGACGCGGGCGCTCACGAACAGTGGCGCACCGGGCGTCTCGGAGCGGACGATCGATCCGCCATTCTCGACCCGCGGCGAGTTCAAGCGCCAGAACGGTCCGAGCAGCGACTGATCGGTTTCTGTATTGCCCTGATCGCCATTGTTGAGCAGGCACACCAGCGGCGAGACGCCGAGCGAGCCCGCCATCAGCACGACTTCATTATGCGTGTCGGTCGTCAGCTTGCCGAGCTCGGCCACGATCGCCGTAGCGTCGCGGAATTCCGCTTCCGTTAGGCGCACATCGCGGACGAAGCCATGCAGGTGCTTGACCAGGGAGACCATGATCTGGCGAAGCCGCGGATCGGATGTCCGCTCCATCACCGCCAGTGCCGCAGCCGTGACGTCCCGCTCACGCTCGATGATCATGCTGTTGTTTTCTCCCTGTCATTCCGGGGATGGTCTATCGGAATCGAGTGCTTTCAGCAACTTAGCATTGTCACATCCGGGGCAATCGTGTCGCTGAATGATTCCGCCGGCGAGTGTCACATTTTTTCGGCACTCGCCCCTGCGCCAGCATCGACCCGCCCGAGCCGCTCCCATCTCTCATGCGTCGGGCCTTTCAGCCACGGCGCAACGAGTTGCCAGAGCTTGATGCAGACGGCCGCGATGTTGATCAGTCGCGTCGCGGTGGTGATAGCCGCGTCCATCCGCTTCACCCAAAGCATGAAGCGAGGCCAGAACCGAAGCTTGCAGATTTTCACGCGCAGTCCTCCGTTGAGAAATCAGGACTGCGAACAATTGGACGATCTAATAGCACAGGCGGTCAGACTTCCCATGACGCAACAGATTTAGTGGATGCGATACGGGCCCTTCGAAACGCGAGATACTACGGCGCTTTTCGTAACGCGCTGAATCAAGGGTCGGGCGAATACTACGATTTCAAAGTCGGCACTGCTTTTATCGATCTGTGATCTGTCGGCTGATACCCGTCAGTTGATACAATCTTATTCTTTGGGTTCTCGACAGAGAAAAATACTGCGCGCCATTCATGCGGCTGGCTTCGTTGGCAGGTGGCAACGACTTTGTCGATTGTCTGCTTGGTGCTAGCCGGTGAAGTTGCCCCGATCACCTCAATTTCAATCGCGAGGTCTCTACGCTGCGCCATTCGCGGGGTAGGATAGTGAACAGAACGCCCTCGAAAAGTGTCACACATCG
This genomic interval from Bradyrhizobium sp. CB82 contains the following:
- a CDS encoding phosphotransferase produces the protein MTSSQLPAVAEPSYLTASLRKAGALDAGAVREVKVLHQRDTVVSHIARLGLRYVGESAGSPQTLILKTPHVDFAKTLAHGGRHEVAFYTKLSPKMPPGLVPRCFDGRFEEESSNWHLLLEDLTDSHEIATQWPLPPSREQTFAIVATLARWHAVWWDHPDLGDTVGTWASTEDSAQHMETFAGHYDRFADLLGDRLSEERRILFRRLIDQSARLSERYHLRRHLSITHGDAHTWNFFLPRTGVADTVRIFDFDLWGVNVPTNDLAYMMAMHWYPERRQALERSLLNLYHETLLANGITGYTRGALDRDYRWSVLWHITKPVWQWAINIPPGIWWHHLERVMMAVEDLGCEELL
- the pcaG gene encoding protocatechuate 3,4-dioxygenase subunit alpha — encoded protein: MQDSVKPNGITPSQTVGPFFKYGLTPTGEYEWNDAFTNSTLTPDVTGDRLRIEGKVFDGDGIAVPDCMLEIWQADAQGRFADPQDKRALPNASFRGFARCGTDKDGNYSFDTIKPGVVPDPDGRPQAPHLLVAVFARGMLRHLYTRIYFSDDAGLASDPVLALVPVDRRATLIARREAGKPVYRLDLRLQGDHETVFFDV
- the pcaH gene encoding protocatechuate 3,4-dioxygenase subunit beta, which produces MTFIYPADSNKAHPLPLSPDYKSSIKRAPHKPLIPMRHTLSELTGPVYGHETVREGDNDLTLQHKGEPLGERIIVHGHVRDEDGRGVPNSLVEIWQANACGRYVHLRDQHPAPLDPNFTGAGRTQSDASGYYRFVTIKPGAYPWGNHHNAWRPAHIHLSVFGHSFVSRLVTQMYFPGDPLFAFDPIFNAVPDEKARARMISSFDLENTQPEWALCYRFDIVLRGKNATPMENT
- a CDS encoding dioxygenase, which produces MIIERERDVTAAALAVMERTSDPRLRQIMVSLVKHLHGFVRDVRLTEAEFRDATAIVAELGKLTTDTHNEVVLMAGSLGVSPLVCLLNNGDQGNTETDQSLLGPFWRLNSPRVENGGSIVRSETPGAPLFVSARVVDRDGRPVAGAEVDVWHASPVGLYENQDPEQADMNLRGKFTTDQDGRFSFRSVMMVGYPIPTNGVVGRLLKAQDRHPYRPAHLHALIFKPGFKVLISQVYDPADPHIDSDVQFGVTQALIGKFLRHDSPHPTEHEVATPWYSLDHTYRLEAGEAVLPRPPIK